A genome region from Fervidobacterium changbaicum includes the following:
- a CDS encoding lysylphosphatidylglycerol synthase transmembrane domain-containing protein has translation MDVKKILKNVLIALVIGIAIVNIIGIFFAKQNPIIALKTYPFKAVLVLILLLSLDYASQSIRTVIVLRSLGYKITFFQSLENFFLTVFFSFVTPMSIGGQPLQIYHFTKLGIPSHEATNISLTRMFEGVFITFTVNMIMLKTILRELKNTVGLSVIMVGFLVTLGITVAGILAFTNKNFLFSAFKFFSRMTKSKKLEEKEKKALEWLDKMTKSTKELFRKNYWTLIIDFVLGLVISPIPAFMLKYSIEAVSSVKVPLTVIWGAFNMLNTIVFYIPTPGSSGGVEGFYQLIFSHLYDPKSAMTGIFVFRLVTYYLIILLGVFFMWRFARFREEVSHVDGVKNENESIQSSVDDNK, from the coding sequence GGATGTAAAGAAGATTCTGAAAAACGTACTAATAGCACTGGTAATAGGAATAGCCATAGTGAATATCATAGGCATCTTCTTTGCAAAACAGAATCCGATAATAGCGCTCAAGACCTATCCTTTTAAAGCCGTTCTGGTTCTCATACTTTTACTTAGTTTGGATTATGCTTCACAGTCCATAAGAACGGTAATAGTCTTGCGTAGTTTGGGCTACAAAATAACATTCTTTCAATCCCTTGAGAACTTTTTTCTTACCGTGTTCTTTTCCTTCGTAACCCCAATGTCAATAGGTGGTCAACCTCTGCAGATCTACCATTTTACCAAATTGGGAATTCCCTCCCACGAAGCTACTAACATTTCTTTGACGCGAATGTTCGAAGGTGTGTTTATTACATTTACAGTAAACATGATAATGTTGAAAACAATACTCAGAGAACTTAAAAACACAGTAGGTTTGTCCGTGATAATGGTTGGCTTTTTAGTTACGCTGGGAATAACAGTTGCAGGTATTTTAGCTTTTACTAACAAGAATTTTCTTTTCTCTGCTTTTAAATTCTTCTCACGGATGACGAAATCAAAGAAACTTGAGGAAAAAGAGAAAAAGGCATTAGAATGGCTTGACAAAATGACAAAGTCCACAAAAGAACTGTTTCGCAAAAACTACTGGACCCTAATAATAGATTTCGTACTCGGGTTGGTGATATCGCCTATCCCGGCGTTTATGCTGAAATACTCTATCGAAGCGGTGAGCAGTGTAAAAGTGCCACTTACAGTTATCTGGGGTGCGTTTAACATGCTTAACACTATAGTGTTTTATATCCCAACACCAGGTTCAAGTGGCGGTGTTGAGGGTTTTTACCAACTGATTTTCTCCCATCTCTACGATCCGAAATCTGCAATGACTGGGATATTTGTATTCAGGCTTGTAACTTATTATCTAATTATACTACTTGGAGTTTTCTTTATGTGGAGATTTGCAAGATTCAGGGAGGAGGTGTCGCACGTTGATGGAGTCAAGAATGAAAATGAATCAATCCAATCTTCTGTGGATGATAATAAGTGA